One window of the Acaryochloris sp. CCMEE 5410 genome contains the following:
- a CDS encoding HlyD family secretion protein, which yields MTTGIENFPNNESTYQLDKEKQAPTPSKPLSLPSRQTVFKFLRLGTGIGVLAILGSYLWRSQTSVVSHQAYINAPILSLHSPMQGQLTLNNLTPGETLTAGTQIGQVQNLRTPEIEVNRQQLQSQLRLDQSQLLLLQQKIANRRQLLADFSQKLVLQQNYQATYHTQQIRLQEAQLRDAQHAAKLADVQAERYGSLVKAGAVSRDRADQAITAAQRANEVVRNRQADLNQARAEQAASTNGLQLSGSKTFSLPDIRARELRTEVADLEEQVQVLRTQIEQDNLKIAHISQQLTLRQNAPITVPTDSVVWSVERRGGALGQHVDSGDPLIKLLDCKQVWVDAFMAEEDVRSLQIGSAVNVRLLTDGQQDQIEGRIQSIRSGVGRVVTGQDVALPPPELVKRAVAVRIMLASDDLKPERFCSVGRSVEVVVSR from the coding sequence ATGACCACCGGAATTGAGAATTTCCCCAATAATGAATCAACTTACCAATTAGACAAAGAGAAACAAGCCCCGACGCCGTCTAAGCCTTTATCTTTGCCTTCCCGGCAAACCGTCTTTAAGTTCCTGCGCCTAGGCACTGGTATTGGTGTTTTAGCAATTTTAGGTTCCTATTTATGGCGGAGCCAAACCTCAGTGGTTAGCCACCAAGCCTATATCAATGCTCCTATCCTGTCCTTGCACTCTCCAATGCAAGGTCAGCTAACCCTCAACAATTTAACCCCTGGGGAAACCTTAACCGCCGGCACTCAAATTGGACAAGTACAAAATTTGCGTACCCCTGAGATCGAAGTTAATCGTCAGCAACTTCAGTCGCAATTGCGATTAGACCAATCTCAGCTGCTGCTCCTACAACAAAAAATTGCCAATCGGCGACAACTCCTGGCTGACTTCTCACAAAAGTTAGTGTTACAGCAGAACTACCAAGCCACCTATCATACTCAGCAAATCAGACTACAAGAAGCCCAGCTACGGGATGCTCAACATGCAGCCAAACTAGCTGATGTGCAAGCTGAGCGGTATGGCTCCTTAGTCAAAGCAGGGGCCGTATCTCGCGATCGAGCAGACCAGGCTATTACTGCGGCTCAACGGGCCAATGAGGTGGTGCGAAATCGCCAGGCCGATCTGAACCAAGCCCGGGCAGAGCAGGCGGCCAGTACCAATGGCTTACAGCTCAGTGGCTCTAAAACCTTTAGTCTGCCAGATATTCGAGCCCGAGAACTGCGAACCGAGGTTGCTGACTTAGAAGAGCAAGTCCAGGTCTTACGCACCCAAATTGAGCAAGATAATCTCAAAATCGCTCATATTTCCCAACAGCTCACCCTCAGGCAAAATGCTCCTATTACGGTTCCCACAGATAGCGTAGTGTGGTCAGTAGAACGGCGCGGTGGGGCCTTAGGTCAACATGTGGATAGTGGTGACCCACTGATTAAGCTCCTGGATTGTAAGCAGGTCTGGGTCGATGCCTTTATGGCTGAAGAAGATGTGCGTAGCCTGCAAATCGGCTCTGCTGTGAATGTCCGGTTACTGACCGATGGCCAGCAAGATCAAATTGAAGGTCGCATCCAATCCATTCGCTCAGGAGTCGGTCGAGTCGTCACGGGACAAGACGTCGCTCTGCCACCCCCGGAATTAGTGAAGCGCGCTGTTGCCGTAAGGATTATGCTGGCCTCCGATGACCTGAAGCCTGAGCGGTTCTGTAGTGTCGGCCGCAGTGTCGAAGTTGTCGTCTCTCGCTAA
- a CDS encoding glycosyltransferase → MLKRTEIDGLERIVWGLVIILGGLWLWSQFQERLILADLATLWQQMQAVFTPDANRLDRLLLPTAIGGTFVFCLKTISPRPLLWSRATISILLVGLGVRYELWRLFNTLNLSDPLNGTLSILLFVMELMAFTNTAAFMLQTIPSIDRSPEADHLSKAVISGVYQPWVDVLIPTYNEPPDVLRRTIIGCQAMKYDHKRVFLLDDLRRPHIRELAQELDCHYIIRPNNDHAKAGNLNHAIAKTDGDLIVVFDADFIPTTNFLTRTVGFFQDEKVALLQTPQNFYNEDPIGVNLGLQEVLTNEQALFFRYIQPSRDVTNSVICCGSSFVIRRTALAEIGGIPTESITEDFFTSLKLQSLGYKIKYLNEALSAGMSPENMGAYIDQRLRWGQGTLQSMFCPANVFTIPGLNLLQRVSHSLGLLYWCLSVPRFIFLVMPLSYLLFELAPLRATIDGVLFFYLPYFVCNAISFSWMTEGRRSAFWSDVYETILCIPMMLTVIQTLRNPFGKAFKVTPKGIAANRLHINWHLLWPLVLLIVLSLIGLGMRIFYAPWSTANPDSLRINIVWTTYNLILLYICVLVNIDVPQRQHSRFDRQFPCELQINGEWLLGRSINISEGGAAVRLNRKWKQPPTDKLGVLRIPGLKTELKVEIRWKQNSDAGPFFVGLRFIECDVVQLRSLIPFLYCQPNQWIEQKVPEHLTVWALFQSVFRLYALAESRG, encoded by the coding sequence ATGTTGAAACGAACTGAGATCGATGGGCTGGAACGGATTGTCTGGGGCTTAGTGATTATCCTTGGGGGCCTTTGGCTATGGAGCCAGTTTCAAGAACGATTGATTCTGGCTGATTTAGCTACACTGTGGCAACAGATGCAGGCCGTATTCACCCCTGATGCGAATCGCCTCGATCGGCTATTATTGCCAACCGCAATTGGCGGTACCTTTGTTTTTTGCCTTAAAACCATCAGTCCCAGACCTCTTTTGTGGAGCCGAGCCACCATTTCCATCCTGTTGGTGGGGCTGGGCGTTCGTTATGAGCTGTGGCGCTTATTTAATACTTTGAATTTGTCCGATCCTCTCAATGGCACTCTCAGCATTTTGCTGTTTGTCATGGAGTTAATGGCCTTCACCAACACGGCAGCGTTTATGCTGCAAACCATCCCCAGCATTGATCGCAGTCCAGAAGCCGATCACCTGTCTAAGGCCGTCATTAGTGGAGTGTATCAACCCTGGGTGGACGTTTTAATTCCCACCTATAATGAACCACCTGACGTCCTCCGACGCACCATTATCGGCTGCCAGGCCATGAAGTATGACCACAAGCGGGTTTTCCTCTTGGATGATCTGCGGCGTCCTCATATTCGCGAGCTGGCTCAAGAGCTGGATTGCCACTACATCATCCGTCCCAATAATGACCATGCGAAAGCCGGAAATCTCAACCATGCGATCGCAAAAACGGACGGAGACTTAATCGTTGTTTTTGATGCCGATTTTATCCCCACCACCAACTTTTTAACCCGGACAGTCGGGTTCTTTCAGGACGAAAAAGTCGCCTTACTACAAACCCCTCAGAACTTTTACAACGAAGATCCCATTGGCGTCAATCTGGGCTTGCAAGAGGTGCTGACCAATGAGCAAGCCTTGTTCTTTCGCTATATCCAACCCAGTCGAGATGTCACCAACTCCGTGATTTGCTGTGGGTCTTCCTTTGTTATTCGGCGCACAGCATTGGCCGAGATTGGCGGCATTCCCACCGAAAGCATCACTGAAGACTTCTTTACTTCTTTGAAATTACAGTCCTTGGGCTACAAGATTAAATATCTCAATGAAGCCCTCTCGGCTGGCATGTCTCCTGAGAATATGGGTGCTTATATTGACCAGCGTTTACGGTGGGGGCAGGGAACCTTACAGTCTATGTTTTGCCCGGCCAATGTCTTTACGATTCCCGGATTGAACCTCTTACAGCGGGTGTCCCATTCCCTAGGATTACTGTACTGGTGCCTTTCTGTCCCCCGGTTTATCTTTTTGGTGATGCCGCTATCCTATCTACTGTTTGAACTCGCCCCTCTGCGAGCAACGATTGATGGGGTCCTCTTTTTCTACCTGCCCTATTTCGTTTGTAATGCCATCTCTTTTTCATGGATGACCGAAGGACGGCGATCCGCCTTTTGGTCAGATGTCTATGAAACGATTCTCTGCATTCCGATGATGCTGACGGTGATTCAAACCCTGAGGAATCCCTTTGGCAAAGCCTTTAAGGTAACCCCCAAAGGAATCGCAGCCAATCGCTTACATATCAACTGGCATTTACTCTGGCCCTTGGTTCTGTTGATTGTGCTGTCCTTAATCGGTTTAGGCATGCGCATCTTTTATGCCCCTTGGAGTACGGCCAACCCCGACAGCCTCAGAATTAATATTGTTTGGACTACTTATAATCTCATCCTCCTGTACATTTGCGTTCTGGTTAATATCGATGTGCCTCAGCGGCAACACTCTCGGTTTGACCGTCAGTTTCCCTGCGAACTCCAAATTAACGGGGAATGGTTATTAGGACGCAGTATCAACATCTCAGAAGGGGGAGCCGCTGTTCGCTTAAATCGGAAATGGAAACAACCTCCCACCGATAAGTTAGGGGTATTGAGGATTCCTGGTTTGAAAACGGAACTAAAAGTTGAAATTCGGTGGAAACAAAATAGCGATGCCGGGCCGTTTTTTGTAGGCTTGCGATTTATTGAATGCGATGTCGTGCAGTTGCGATCGCTGATCCCGTTTCTCTACTGCCAACCCAACCAATGGATCGAACAAAAAGTTCCTGAGCATTTAACCGTTTGGGCTCTCTTTCAATCCGTTTTCCGCCTCTATGCCTTAGCCGAAAGCCGTGGATAG
- a CDS encoding NUDIX domain-containing protein: protein MGAAGGYLDYDETAGEAMVREIWEELGLNIPHLQSQYPFQGALDQPYYVGSRPLRLQNVSLRFPLMFFLENMTQLPPLKPQVAVDEVAETRWYELGEAINMQLAFNHNGIMKHCLESYYKDIWSPDFPAS, encoded by the coding sequence ATGGGGGCTGCCGGGGGGTATCTCGATTACGATGAAACAGCTGGAGAAGCGATGGTTCGAGAAATATGGGAAGAGCTGGGACTCAATATTCCCCATCTTCAGAGCCAGTATCCATTTCAGGGGGCCTTAGACCAGCCCTACTATGTGGGGTCTCGACCGTTACGACTGCAAAATGTGTCCTTGCGATTTCCCCTGATGTTTTTCTTGGAAAATATGACTCAGCTGCCGCCGTTAAAACCCCAAGTCGCCGTTGATGAAGTAGCTGAAACCCGGTGGTATGAGCTGGGAGAGGCCATTAATATGCAATTGGCGTTTAACCATAACGGCATTATGAAGCACTGTTTAGAAAGCTACTACAAAGATATTTGGTCTCCCGATTTCCCCGCTTCGTGA
- a CDS encoding type II toxin-antitoxin system VapC family toxin has translation MLLDTSGLLCLHYPAEPSHTQALSAYKSAARLVTHNYIVAEYVALANARRFPRKFALDFVVDLVSNPQIETVWVDQPLHQAAVKLLTMRLDKTYSLCDAVSFELMRQCSITEALTTDKHFEQEGFIRLLKF, from the coding sequence ATGCTGCTTGATACATCAGGATTGCTTTGTTTACATTATCCAGCTGAACCTTCCCATACCCAGGCTCTTTCTGCATACAAAAGCGCAGCCCGTCTGGTCACTCATAATTACATTGTTGCTGAGTATGTCGCTTTAGCTAACGCAAGGCGGTTTCCCCGTAAATTTGCTTTAGATTTTGTAGTGGATTTGGTGAGTAATCCCCAAATTGAGACAGTTTGGGTTGATCAGCCTTTGCATCAAGCAGCTGTCAAACTGTTGACGATGAGATTAGATAAAACATACTCACTCTGTGATGCAGTCAGCTTCGAGTTGATGCGTCAATGTTCGATTACAGAGGCGTTGACCACTGATAAGCACTTTGAGCAAGAAGGCTTTATCCGTTTATTGAAGTTTTAA
- a CDS encoding DNA adenine methylase codes for MGIYYSPLRYPGGKNCIFPFISNLFYENQLIGVKYAEPYSGGAGLALRLLFEGYVDHIYINDLDNSIYSFWTTLLDRSDEFCRWIEDVEVSIENWRKYRKIQDQTEVYNYFELAKSTFFLNRTNVSGVIKGGVIGGLNQTGKYKIDARFNKTDLIRRIQNIKGLKNRISVSNIDGMEFIKRLDKRKEDIFIYLDPPYYQKGANLYMNFYSYEDHKKLSKKVNALRKKWIVSYDNHEFILNLYAKNNKLRHNLSQSASNRVGNEIFIFSDKIDFTNSISALKSPEAC; via the coding sequence ATGGGTATTTATTACTCTCCTTTGAGATATCCAGGTGGTAAAAACTGTATATTTCCATTTATATCCAATTTGTTTTATGAAAATCAATTAATTGGAGTAAAATATGCTGAACCATATTCTGGAGGCGCTGGCTTAGCACTTAGACTTTTGTTTGAAGGTTATGTTGATCACATTTACATCAATGATCTTGATAATTCAATTTATTCTTTTTGGACAACTCTCTTAGATAGATCTGATGAGTTTTGTAGATGGATTGAGGATGTTGAAGTATCCATAGAAAATTGGAGGAAGTATCGAAAAATACAGGATCAAACAGAAGTATATAACTATTTTGAGTTAGCAAAATCAACGTTCTTTTTAAATAGAACTAATGTCTCCGGAGTAATTAAGGGAGGAGTAATTGGAGGGCTAAATCAAACAGGTAAATATAAAATTGATGCAAGATTTAATAAGACAGATTTAATAAGACGAATACAGAATATAAAAGGTCTCAAGAATCGTATCTCGGTTTCCAATATTGATGGGATGGAATTCATCAAGAGATTAGACAAAAGGAAAGAAGATATATTTATATATTTAGATCCGCCTTATTATCAAAAAGGGGCGAATCTTTACATGAACTTCTACTCATATGAAGATCATAAAAAGCTTTCTAAAAAAGTTAATGCCTTGCGTAAAAAGTGGATAGTTTCATATGATAATCATGAGTTCATATTAAATTTATATGCAAAAAACAATAAACTGAGACATAATCTCTCTCAGTCTGCATCAAATAGGGTGGGTAACGAAATTTTTATATTCTCAGATAAAATAGATTTTACTAACTCTATAAGTGCACTTAAATCTCCTGAAGCATGTTAG
- a CDS encoding IS1 family transposase — translation MECPYCLSEKILKRGFDSLQDGTLVQRYQCKDCNRRFNERTGTPMARLRTASSVVSYAIKARTEGMGIRAAGRTFGKSHTTIMRWEKRLADQAQNWSPPAPAASDVTVEGDEVYTRVGKNLPPSQSQGWTIHFLERESRYWLTAQAGLKDAQLFANGVYSAWEWVKACDGIRWFTDGERRYGQELWKLANVYLNGEECHPDYGHRKVWREGLEVAMKVKGSQGNRRVEWVKAEHPFTAISLGSEVHANHNEAHNAALRRRCSAYRRRQNLYAKKRSGLQRVLDVQRLIHNWVRPHWGLSKQTTPAMEMGFCSRPLSTLELLTNKGFRYVPC, via the coding sequence ATGGAATGCCCATATTGTCTAAGCGAGAAGATCCTAAAGCGCGGCTTTGATAGCCTGCAAGATGGGACATTAGTCCAGCGATATCAGTGTAAGGATTGCAATCGGCGTTTCAACGAACGCACGGGTACCCCAATGGCTCGCTTACGCACCGCTAGTTCAGTAGTGAGCTATGCCATCAAAGCTCGCACCGAAGGGATGGGTATTCGTGCTGCAGGTCGAACTTTCGGTAAATCTCATACCACCATTATGCGTTGGGAAAAACGCCTAGCAGACCAAGCACAGAACTGGTCACCTCCCGCACCAGCAGCCTCTGATGTGACGGTAGAAGGGGATGAAGTTTACACGCGTGTAGGCAAAAATCTTCCCCCCAGCCAATCCCAGGGCTGGACCATCCATTTCCTTGAACGCGAAAGCCGCTATTGGTTGACAGCACAAGCTGGCCTCAAGGATGCACAACTTTTTGCAAATGGCGTTTACTCAGCTTGGGAGTGGGTCAAAGCCTGTGATGGGATTCGATGGTTTACCGATGGTGAGAGGCGTTATGGACAAGAACTTTGGAAGCTCGCCAATGTCTATCTCAATGGTGAGGAGTGTCATCCTGACTATGGGCATCGCAAGGTTTGGCGAGAGGGGTTAGAAGTCGCGATGAAAGTTAAAGGGTCTCAGGGGAATCGGCGAGTAGAGTGGGTGAAAGCAGAGCATCCCTTTACCGCTATCAGTCTAGGGTCTGAGGTCCATGCCAATCATAATGAGGCTCACAATGCTGCCTTGAGGAGACGATGTAGTGCTTATCGAAGACGGCAGAATCTCTACGCTAAGAAGCGGTCGGGGTTACAGCGAGTGCTAGATGTACAACGCCTGATTCATAACTGGGTTAGACCCCATTGGGGGCTCAGTAAGCAGACCACACCAGCAATGGAGATGGGATTTTGTTCTCGTCCGTTGAGCACACTAGAACTCCTCACCAATAAAGGGTTTAGGTATGTGCCCTGTTAG
- a CDS encoding FGGY-family carbohydrate kinase yields MQCTLGIDFGTSGARAVVIDQQGLIRSEVSDLFSAAISEDRVACWESTLWKLIGEIPEKVRSHLQAIAINGTSSTILLCDANGTPLYPPQMYNDTCDPASLELLTTLAPAGHPVLSASSSLAKLLGMSRTVDMTSVCHLMHQADWLAFLLHGRVGLSDDHNSLKLGYDPALGKDRSMSRGRAMPTAIAAYPDWFHQPPLRQLLPLLPQVLRPGSNIGPLQPHLADRFGIPSDCHICAGTTDSIAAFIASGANQPGMAVTSLGSTLVVKLLSPTRIDLSDYGIYSHRLGNYWLVGGASNSGGAVLQSFFSTPELVELSQRINPSQPSSLNYYPLLKPGERFPINDPFLEPQLTPRPEDPVEFLQGLLESLARIEAQGYHLLQIHGAPPLKVVYTAGGGAQNPTWQTIRQRHLQVPVYAAHHQQAAYGTALLAAHN; encoded by the coding sequence ATGCAATGCACTTTAGGAATTGATTTCGGTACATCTGGTGCTCGTGCTGTCGTTATCGATCAACAAGGCCTAATACGATCAGAAGTAAGCGATTTATTCTCTGCTGCTATTTCGGAAGATCGAGTGGCTTGTTGGGAAAGTACCTTATGGAAACTAATCGGTGAGATCCCTGAGAAGGTGAGATCGCATCTTCAAGCCATCGCCATTAACGGCACCTCTTCCACCATTTTGCTCTGCGACGCTAATGGCACCCCCCTTTATCCACCGCAGATGTATAACGACACCTGCGATCCAGCCAGTTTAGAATTGCTGACCACCTTGGCTCCTGCGGGTCATCCCGTACTCAGCGCTAGCTCTAGCTTGGCGAAACTGCTGGGTATGAGTCGGACGGTGGATATGACCTCCGTTTGCCATCTGATGCATCAGGCGGATTGGCTCGCCTTTTTATTACATGGTCGTGTAGGACTCAGTGATGATCACAACAGCTTGAAACTGGGATACGATCCGGCGCTGGGGAAAGACCGCTCTATGTCCAGAGGACGGGCTATGCCAACGGCTATCGCAGCCTATCCCGACTGGTTCCATCAACCCCCTCTCCGCCAGCTGCTGCCGTTGCTACCACAAGTCCTTCGACCCGGCTCAAATATCGGCCCCCTTCAACCGCACCTTGCCGATCGCTTTGGCATCCCCTCAGACTGCCACATTTGTGCAGGCACCACAGATAGCATTGCCGCATTTATCGCCAGCGGAGCCAATCAGCCGGGGATGGCCGTCACGTCTCTGGGCTCTACTCTTGTCGTGAAGCTATTGAGTCCGACCCGTATCGATTTGTCAGACTACGGCATCTATAGTCATCGCCTTGGAAATTACTGGCTAGTGGGGGGTGCATCTAATTCAGGTGGGGCTGTCCTTCAGTCTTTTTTCTCAACCCCAGAACTCGTGGAACTTAGCCAGCGCATTAACCCCAGCCAACCTAGTTCATTGAACTACTACCCACTGCTCAAACCCGGAGAACGATTTCCCATTAATGATCCCTTTTTGGAGCCACAGCTCACCCCTCGCCCGGAAGATCCCGTGGAATTTTTACAGGGGCTACTCGAAAGCTTGGCCCGCATCGAAGCCCAGGGATATCATCTGTTGCAAATCCATGGTGCTCCGCCGTTAAAGGTCGTTTATACGGCTGGCGGGGGTGCCCAAAACCCGACCTGGCAAACGATTCGTCAACGCCATCTGCAGGTTCCTGTCTATGCAGCTCATCATCAACAGGCAGCCTATGGTACAGCACTGTTAGCAGCCCACAATTAG
- a CDS encoding type 11 methyltransferase, with amino-acid sequence MSQHNRQISSDKDATSLTYSIRQTLSNFPIIRQSAELILPSPLKSWLTSKLMSARPDRQFMESYILPQIAAAPKGKCLFVGCQPYTRHYGTWFMSSSVEFWTTDIDPDSAQWGEPHRHYICGIEAIDAYVPAHSMDVVVMNGVFGFGLNDEADKVKALQAIHHILKPQGHLVVGWNGDPPGQNPLNMSIILQLFKHSTRWPFAPHTTLEGTTHIYDFFTAS; translated from the coding sequence TTGAGCCAACACAATCGCCAGATCAGTTCAGATAAAGACGCTACTTCCCTGACCTATTCCATTCGTCAAACTTTATCTAACTTCCCCATCATCCGTCAGTCAGCAGAGCTGATACTGCCATCGCCCTTAAAAAGCTGGCTAACCTCGAAATTAATGTCAGCCAGGCCTGATCGGCAGTTTATGGAGAGCTATATCCTGCCTCAGATCGCAGCAGCGCCAAAGGGGAAATGTTTATTCGTCGGCTGCCAACCCTATACCCGGCATTATGGCACCTGGTTTATGTCATCATCCGTTGAGTTTTGGACCACAGATATTGATCCAGATTCAGCTCAATGGGGCGAACCCCATCGGCACTATATTTGCGGCATTGAAGCAATTGATGCTTATGTCCCCGCCCACAGCATGGATGTTGTGGTCATGAATGGTGTCTTTGGTTTTGGTTTGAATGATGAAGCCGATAAAGTCAAAGCGCTGCAGGCTATTCATCACATTCTCAAACCTCAAGGGCATTTAGTTGTGGGTTGGAATGGTGATCCACCCGGCCAAAACCCCCTGAACATGAGCATCATCTTGCAGTTGTTTAAGCATTCGACGCGCTGGCCCTTTGCTCCTCATACAACCTTAGAGGGCACGACTCACATTTACGACTTTTTTACGGCCTCTTGA
- a CDS encoding 2OG-Fe(II) oxygenase family protein, producing MVDQSLPTIDYRSVHAPQAIAHSLQDSGFAILSHSPIDHPLIERTYRDWLAFFLSEDKVQYRFDPKVQAGYFPLQTETAKGYTTPDLKEFFHIYEGHSLPQGMSQATWDLFNQLRHLATELLEWIEAQAPPHIHANFTEPLDAMIADSKETLFRLLHYPPLPDTIPPGAVRAAAHEDINLITLLPAATGMGLELLDSEGQWQSVTCDRGDIVVNVGDMLQLASQGFYRSTTHRVVNPDGPARHQSRLSMPLFLHPRPEVVLAEGKTARQYLQERLQEIGLV from the coding sequence ATGGTTGATCAATCTCTACCCACTATTGACTACAGAAGTGTTCATGCACCTCAAGCGATTGCCCACTCTTTACAAGATTCTGGGTTCGCGATTCTCAGCCATAGTCCCATTGACCATCCCCTCATAGAACGAACCTATCGAGACTGGCTAGCCTTTTTCCTAAGTGAAGATAAGGTTCAATATAGGTTTGACCCCAAAGTCCAAGCGGGGTATTTCCCCTTACAAACGGAGACTGCAAAGGGATATACGACGCCTGATTTGAAAGAATTTTTCCATATCTATGAAGGGCATTCCCTACCTCAAGGGATGAGTCAGGCAACCTGGGACTTATTTAATCAACTCCGACACTTAGCAACCGAGCTATTGGAGTGGATAGAAGCACAAGCTCCACCCCATATTCATGCAAACTTTACCGAACCGTTAGACGCCATGATTGCAGATAGTAAGGAGACGCTGTTTCGGCTCCTGCACTATCCGCCGCTCCCCGATACCATCCCACCCGGAGCTGTTCGGGCGGCGGCCCACGAAGATATCAATTTAATTACGCTATTGCCTGCAGCGACGGGAATGGGCTTAGAGTTATTGGATTCTGAAGGACAGTGGCAATCCGTAACGTGCGATCGCGGCGATATTGTCGTCAATGTTGGCGATATGCTACAGCTCGCCAGCCAAGGGTTTTACCGCTCCACCACCCACCGCGTTGTTAACCCTGACGGTCCAGCTCGACATCAATCTCGATTATCCATGCCCCTGTTTCTCCATCCTCGGCCAGAGGTGGTACTCGCAGAAGGCAAAACAGCCCGACAGTACCTGCAAGAACGGCTACAGGAGATTGGCCTCGTTTAA
- a CDS encoding PrsW family glutamic-type intramembrane protease gives MVNDQQNGLLRLISAQSNADAAQSCYSLSETEETAIGRTADCQVIIDSNLFGGVSRRHAVVKPTGSRTPQGAPIWQICDLNSANGTYINGQKIQGCQTLNVGDRVMLSHNGPEFLFEHRATQLVDQFAATGSPTPAPPSYPSPTPPSYPPQPPVYPPQPTPGATSNQVTVSQLFPIVSARKDLLGKGYLIPGILTVMMVVLLFIFASNPPVFNLLLALYLGGGGFYFIYRLCGKQKPWWVLLLSTIFTMVILVTPILSLFILVFRGILPGNVQGASPDFISQLISHFFGAGLMEELLKALPIFGFFFLGSQLRPPSRQKVGVWEPLDGILIGAASALGFTLVETLGQYVPGIAADVARSSSNEFAGALAAVQLLIPRILGSVAGHMAYSGIFGYFIGLSILKPAQRWQILGIGFLVSSGIHAFWNASGSLARNFGELAAVLSLMTVGVLAYVFLTAAILKARQLSPTRSQNFATRIAPPN, from the coding sequence ATGGTGAACGATCAGCAGAATGGTTTACTCAGACTTATTTCGGCTCAGTCCAATGCTGATGCTGCCCAGTCCTGTTATTCCCTATCGGAAACGGAGGAAACGGCCATTGGCCGGACAGCGGACTGCCAAGTCATTATCGATTCCAACCTTTTTGGTGGCGTCTCCCGTCGTCATGCAGTGGTAAAACCCACGGGGTCTCGAACGCCTCAGGGTGCTCCCATTTGGCAAATTTGTGATCTCAATAGTGCCAATGGTACCTATATAAACGGCCAGAAGATTCAGGGGTGTCAAACCTTGAATGTGGGGGATCGGGTGATGTTGAGCCATAACGGCCCTGAATTTCTATTTGAACATCGCGCCACCCAGCTAGTGGATCAGTTTGCGGCAACGGGCTCTCCTACGCCTGCACCGCCCTCCTATCCTTCGCCAACGCCACCATCTTATCCCCCTCAACCACCGGTTTACCCACCCCAGCCGACACCGGGAGCGACGTCTAATCAGGTGACCGTAAGTCAGCTGTTTCCCATCGTGTCTGCCCGCAAAGATCTCTTAGGAAAAGGGTATCTGATACCCGGCATTCTGACCGTGATGATGGTGGTGTTGCTCTTTATCTTTGCCAGCAACCCACCAGTGTTTAATTTGCTCCTAGCGCTGTATCTGGGGGGAGGCGGATTTTACTTTATTTATCGATTGTGCGGTAAACAGAAGCCCTGGTGGGTGCTGCTTCTCAGTACCATATTCACCATGGTGATTCTGGTAACGCCAATTTTGAGCCTATTTATTTTGGTGTTTCGAGGGATTTTGCCGGGGAATGTTCAAGGTGCCTCTCCAGATTTTATTTCACAACTGATTAGCCACTTCTTTGGGGCGGGATTAATGGAGGAGTTACTGAAAGCCTTGCCAATTTTTGGCTTCTTTTTCTTGGGATCACAGCTGCGTCCTCCCAGTCGGCAAAAAGTTGGTGTTTGGGAACCCTTGGACGGCATTTTAATTGGAGCGGCTTCAGCCCTTGGATTTACATTGGTGGAGACCTTAGGACAATATGTACCGGGGATTGCGGCAGATGTTGCCAGATCGTCTTCTAATGAGTTTGCGGGAGCATTGGCTGCTGTACAGCTATTGATTCCCAGGATCTTGGGTTCTGTTGCCGGCCATATGGCCTATAGCGGTATTTTTGGTTATTTTATTGGGCTTAGTATACTCAAGCCAGCCCAGCGATGGCAGATCCTAGGAATTGGTTTTCTGGTGTCTTCCGGGATTCATGCCTTTTGGAATGCGTCAGGAAGTTTGGCGCGGAATTTTGGAGAATTGGCGGCTGTGCTGTCACTGATGACGGTGGGCGTTCTGGCTTACGTCTTTTTAACTGCGGCTATTTTGAAAGCACGCCAGCTGTCACCGACGAGATCGCAAAATTTCGCGACCCGTATCGCTCCCCCGAATTAA